The following coding sequences are from one Ruminococcus flavefaciens AE3010 window:
- the pheT gene encoding phenylalanine--tRNA ligase subunit beta: MNLSMKWLGDYVKADMPIKDFCHALTMSGSKVECYEKEGSNISNVVVGKILSKGPHENADALFVCQVDIGAEAPIQIVTNAKNVKEGDLVPVALDGAVLPEGKIKKCKMRGVESFGMFCGLETLGLTAHDFPYADPEGVFVIEEDCKLGEDIHTAIGLDDTSVEFEITSNRPDCLSVIGLARETAATYGTELKVNAPEFKGVDGDINSMLKVDIHNTEKCQRYCAGIVKNVKIGPSPRWMRERLRASGVRPINNFVDITNYVMLEYGQPMHAFDLRYVEGAHINVRNAKNGEKIMTLDGVERELTDDMLVIADEKKPVAVAGIMGGEYSGIMDDTTTVVFESAYFEPTQVRQTSKKLRLKSDASARYEKGVDRLISMTCLKRAFQLVEELGAGEVLNTVIDCDYTDKTPASVEFSAEWINNFLGTDISEADMIKYLERLEFKVENGRVIAPSFRIDIGCKADIAEEVARIYGYNNIPSTDFRGVARAEFTEEQKFTRTLRNAAVALGGYEIATYSFVSPKYFDKIRLPQDSKLRKVVRIVNPLGEDTSVMRTSTIPSMLDVLSFNYNNRNDKACLFEIAKEYLPAEQEKPFINGDTLANSGKQKHKYSYSLPDEPQKLTIGMYGGDADFYTLKGMVEQLLAELKIDDVEYIRANDSDVFDEKYALHPGRSAVILKDGSPLGIMGEVHPEVQETYEIGVKTYVAKLNIPELMAAAADKITYQPLPKFPATTRDLSLLVDEDMPVAELEKAIKGAVGKILEKVTLFDVYRSDDMKKNGKKSIAYSISMRSHEGTLTDEQADGAMKRVLKALSAIGAELRG; this comes from the coding sequence ATGAATTTATCTATGAAATGGCTCGGCGACTACGTGAAAGCCGATATGCCTATAAAGGATTTCTGCCATGCCCTCACAATGAGCGGCTCAAAGGTAGAATGCTACGAAAAAGAGGGCAGCAATATCTCCAATGTAGTAGTTGGTAAGATACTCTCAAAGGGACCTCACGAAAACGCCGATGCGCTGTTCGTATGTCAGGTGGACATCGGCGCAGAAGCTCCCATACAGATAGTTACAAACGCTAAGAACGTAAAAGAGGGCGACCTTGTTCCCGTTGCTCTTGACGGAGCTGTTCTCCCCGAGGGCAAGATAAAGAAGTGCAAGATGCGCGGCGTTGAGAGCTTCGGTATGTTCTGCGGACTTGAAACTCTCGGTCTCACAGCTCACGATTTCCCATACGCAGACCCCGAGGGCGTATTCGTTATCGAGGAAGACTGCAAGCTTGGTGAGGATATCCACACTGCTATAGGTCTGGACGATACCTCAGTTGAGTTCGAGATAACCTCGAATCGCCCCGACTGTCTCAGCGTTATCGGTCTTGCAAGAGAGACTGCCGCTACCTACGGCACAGAGCTGAAGGTAAACGCTCCCGAGTTCAAGGGCGTTGACGGCGATATCAACTCAATGCTGAAAGTCGATATCCACAACACAGAGAAGTGCCAGAGATACTGCGCAGGTATCGTAAAGAACGTAAAGATAGGACCTTCTCCCCGCTGGATGAGAGAGCGTCTCCGTGCAAGCGGCGTCCGTCCTATCAACAATTTCGTTGATATCACAAACTACGTAATGCTGGAATACGGTCAGCCTATGCACGCTTTCGACCTCCGCTACGTTGAGGGAGCTCACATCAATGTCCGCAACGCTAAGAACGGCGAAAAGATAATGACACTCGACGGCGTAGAGCGTGAGCTCACAGACGATATGCTGGTCATCGCTGACGAGAAGAAGCCCGTTGCTGTTGCAGGTATCATGGGCGGCGAGTACAGCGGTATCATGGACGACACAACAACTGTTGTATTCGAGTCCGCATACTTTGAGCCAACTCAGGTAAGACAGACCTCAAAGAAGCTCCGCTTAAAGTCCGACGCTTCCGCACGCTACGAAAAGGGCGTTGACAGACTTATCTCCATGACCTGCTTGAAGAGAGCTTTCCAGCTCGTTGAGGAGCTGGGCGCAGGTGAAGTTCTCAATACTGTCATCGACTGCGACTACACAGACAAGACACCCGCTTCCGTTGAGTTCAGCGCAGAGTGGATAAACAATTTCCTCGGCACTGATATATCCGAGGCTGACATGATAAAGTACCTCGAAAGACTTGAATTCAAGGTAGAGAACGGCAGGGTAATAGCTCCCTCATTCCGTATAGACATCGGCTGCAAGGCTGATATCGCAGAGGAAGTTGCACGTATCTACGGCTACAACAATATCCCCTCAACAGACTTCCGCGGCGTTGCAAGAGCTGAGTTCACAGAGGAGCAGAAGTTCACACGCACACTGAGAAATGCAGCTGTTGCTCTCGGCGGCTATGAGATAGCTACATACTCTTTCGTATCTCCCAAGTACTTCGATAAGATACGCCTCCCACAGGACAGCAAGCTCCGCAAGGTAGTAAGGATCGTTAATCCTCTGGGCGAGGACACCAGCGTTATGAGAACATCTACTATCCCCTCAATGCTGGACGTTCTCTCCTTCAACTACAACAACCGCAACGACAAGGCTTGTCTCTTTGAGATAGCTAAGGAGTACCTCCCTGCCGAGCAGGAAAAGCCTTTCATCAACGGCGATACACTTGCTAACAGCGGCAAGCAGAAGCACAAGTACAGCTACTCACTCCCCGACGAGCCACAGAAGCTCACTATCGGTATGTACGGCGGCGACGCTGACTTCTACACCCTCAAGGGCATGGTAGAGCAGCTCCTCGCAGAGCTGAAAATCGACGACGTTGAGTATATCCGCGCAAATGACAGCGATGTATTCGACGAGAAGTACGCTCTCCACCCCGGCAGAAGCGCAGTTATCCTCAAGGACGGCTCTCCTCTCGGTATCATGGGCGAGGTTCACCCCGAGGTACAGGAGACATATGAGATAGGCGTAAAGACCTACGTTGCAAAGCTCAATATCCCCGAGCTCATGGCAGCTGCCGCTGACAAGATAACCTATCAGCCACTGCCCAAATTCCCTGCAACTACCCGTGACCTCAGTCTCCTTGTGGACGAGGATATGCCTGTTGCAGAGCTTGAAAAGGCTATCAAGGGCGCTGTAGGAAAGATACTTGAAAAGGTAACTCTCTTCGATGTATACCGCAGCGACGACATGAAGAAGAACGGCAAGAAGAGTATTGCTTACTCTATTTCAATGCGTTCACACGAGGGTACTCTCACAGACGAGCAGGCAGACGGCGCTATGAAGCGCGTACTGAAAGCACTCAGCGCTATCGGAGCAGAATTAAGAGGTTAA
- the yabQ gene encoding spore cortex biosynthesis protein YabQ, translated as MTVPETFFTVSEELRLFGLFCLMGAAVGAAYDVLRVMRMMLPHNSVLVAAEDIGFLGLYAVVLTAFSNAAARGEMRLYFAVGSVLGFTLYFFTLGRVVTATLRKLFSVMGAVFKLIFRPVRAVFAPLCKKATVEFVESLQIIVKPLKKIKIVLLNRRLLLYNKMANKKRKNVKNVAQKNETRKTEEKRSVQRRSR; from the coding sequence ATGACAGTCCCCGAGACATTTTTCACTGTCAGCGAGGAGCTGCGGCTTTTCGGGCTTTTCTGCCTTATGGGAGCAGCTGTTGGAGCTGCTTACGACGTGCTCCGCGTCATGAGAATGATGCTGCCCCATAACAGCGTCCTTGTGGCAGCTGAGGACATCGGCTTTCTGGGACTTTACGCCGTGGTGCTGACGGCTTTTTCAAACGCTGCGGCAAGAGGGGAGATGCGGCTTTATTTCGCTGTCGGCAGTGTTCTTGGCTTTACGCTGTATTTCTTTACCCTCGGAAGAGTAGTGACTGCCACTCTGCGGAAGCTTTTTTCGGTCATGGGAGCTGTTTTTAAGCTGATTTTCAGACCTGTAAGGGCAGTTTTTGCACCTCTATGTAAAAAAGCAACGGTTGAATTTGTAGAAAGTCTCCAAATTATTGTTAAACCACTTAAAAAAATAAAAATAGTATTGCTAAACAGGCGGCTTCTGTTGTATAATAAAATGGCAAATAAAAAGAGAAAGAACGTGAAAAACGTTGCGCAAAAAAATGAAACACGAAAAACAGAAGAAAAAAGGTCTGTTCAACGGCGCTCTCGTTAA
- a CDS encoding NAD(P)H-hydrate dehydratase produces the protein MQIVTPKQMSRLEERSEKLGVSKRQLMENAGGKLAELIEGYCRNEAKLAPEDCSVVFLAGTGNNGGDCFAAADILVYKGYKITVIHIGGLPKTPLAQEMLSRLPRERITFIEGFRSGNVEAAIEAAELDYMTIQPKNAGSSDDKKEHNPLDDILLAEKNRMGLIKGAIVGAQVLVDGVFGTGFHGQLDKDTMGIFGIGSGAYRIAVDVPSGGNSSSGTAAVGIFKADETITFGFIKSGMSQFPMKKYCGKVTVADIGIPHEAMKILEGERKYYRIERNFLASYPPKRDRDAHKGDFGTVLVIAGSSSMRGAAAFAALGALRSGVGLVRLASVEKCIDTVSVLAPEATFLELESDDYGFMLYDTSRQLLEEAMKKADAVVMGCGMGVTPDTIELTKFVAQNAPCPVIIDADGINCIAKDIDILMKKRTDIIITPHMGEMARLLSCDTEMIAENRLIAAEKYAEQYGITVVLKGAGTVVADSHSTAANHTGNAGMSVGGSGDVLAGMIGAAVAQGCGVFDGACAGVYMHGLAGDTAARKLGMEAMLPRDIIGNISDAFGILKEKKRNMTV, from the coding sequence ATGCAGATAGTTACACCAAAGCAAATGAGCAGACTTGAAGAACGCTCCGAGAAGCTGGGCGTGTCCAAGAGACAGCTCATGGAGAACGCAGGCGGAAAGCTTGCGGAGCTCATAGAGGGCTATTGCCGAAACGAGGCAAAGCTGGCTCCCGAGGACTGCTCGGTGGTATTCCTTGCAGGTACGGGAAACAACGGCGGCGACTGCTTCGCGGCGGCTGATATACTGGTTTATAAGGGATACAAGATAACTGTTATCCATATAGGCGGACTTCCCAAGACGCCCCTTGCTCAGGAGATGCTGAGCAGACTTCCCCGTGAGAGGATAACCTTTATAGAGGGCTTCCGCAGCGGCAATGTTGAAGCTGCCATTGAAGCGGCGGAGCTTGATTATATGACCATACAGCCAAAAAATGCAGGCAGCTCCGACGATAAGAAGGAGCACAATCCCCTTGATGATATACTCCTTGCGGAGAAGAACCGCATGGGACTTATCAAGGGTGCTATAGTGGGAGCACAGGTCCTTGTGGACGGCGTTTTCGGAACAGGCTTCCACGGACAGCTTGACAAGGATACTATGGGTATCTTTGGCATAGGCTCGGGAGCTTACCGCATCGCGGTGGACGTTCCAAGCGGCGGAAACAGCTCCTCGGGTACGGCAGCCGTGGGGATATTCAAGGCTGACGAGACTATCACATTCGGCTTTATAAAGTCGGGTATGTCCCAGTTCCCAATGAAGAAATACTGCGGAAAGGTGACAGTTGCAGATATCGGTATCCCTCATGAGGCTATGAAAATACTGGAGGGCGAGAGGAAGTACTACCGTATCGAGAGAAACTTCCTTGCATCGTATCCGCCCAAGCGCGACAGAGACGCTCACAAGGGGGACTTCGGAACCGTCCTCGTTATCGCAGGAAGCTCCTCCATGCGCGGAGCTGCGGCGTTTGCCGCACTGGGAGCTCTCAGGAGCGGCGTGGGACTTGTCCGTCTGGCTTCCGTTGAAAAGTGCATAGACACCGTTTCCGTACTTGCTCCCGAGGCTACGTTCTTGGAGCTTGAAAGCGACGATTACGGCTTTATGCTCTATGATACCAGCCGCCAACTCCTTGAAGAAGCAATGAAAAAAGCCGACGCTGTGGTCATGGGCTGCGGTATGGGAGTAACTCCCGACACTATAGAGCTTACTAAATTTGTGGCGCAGAATGCTCCCTGTCCCGTAATTATCGACGCAGATGGCATAAACTGCATAGCAAAGGACATAGATATTTTAATGAAGAAGCGCACGGACATAATCATCACACCTCATATGGGGGAGATGGCAAGGCTTCTCAGCTGCGACACGGAGATGATAGCCGAGAACAGGCTCATTGCCGCCGAGAAGTACGCAGAGCAGTACGGCATAACCGTTGTCCTCAAAGGCGCAGGCACTGTGGTGGCTGACAGCCACTCCACAGCCGCTAACCATACAGGCAACGCAGGTATGAGCGTGGGCGGCAGCGGCGATGTGCTGGCAGGCATGATAGGTGCTGCTGTGGCACAGGGCTGCGGCGTGTTCGACGGAGCCTGCGCAGGCGTTTATATGCACGGACTTGCAGGCGATACGGCAGCTCGGAAGCTGGGTATGGAGGCTATGCTGCCGAGGGATATCATCGGCAATATCTCCGACGCTTTCGGCATTTTAAAGGAAAAGAAGAGAAATATGACTGTTTGA
- the asnA gene encoding aspartate--ammonia ligase, translated as MSRSLYIPKDYKSSLTLRETQHAIKYIKDVFQTALSFALTLDRVSAPLIVKKGSGINDDLNGVERKVDFDIKEIDAEAEVVQSLAKWKRMALYRYGYNAGEGIYTDMNAIRRDDDTDNTHSIFVDQWDWEKVITRDQRNIQFLKETVKSLVKAIAYTKRKVSLRYPQLDAKICEEPYFITTQELEDMYPDKTGHERERLITKEHKTVFLMGIGGKLSSGEKHDGRAPDYDDWSLNGDILFWDEVLDDSLEISSMGIRVDEESLKKQLAECGAEDRMQYKYHQMIADGTLPLTIGGGIGQSRLCMFMLEKAHIGEVQSSIWPDDMIEKCAENGITLL; from the coding sequence ATGTCAAGATCGCTGTATATCCCCAAGGACTATAAATCAAGTCTAACGCTGAGAGAAACTCAGCACGCTATCAAGTACATCAAGGACGTATTTCAGACGGCTCTCTCTTTTGCACTTACACTTGACCGTGTATCAGCTCCCCTGATCGTTAAAAAGGGCAGCGGTATCAACGATGACCTCAACGGCGTTGAGCGCAAGGTGGATTTCGACATCAAGGAGATCGACGCAGAAGCAGAGGTAGTTCAGTCGCTGGCTAAATGGAAGCGTATGGCTCTCTATCGCTACGGCTACAATGCAGGCGAGGGCATCTACACTGATATGAACGCTATCCGCCGTGATGACGATACAGATAATACACACTCCATCTTCGTTGACCAGTGGGACTGGGAAAAGGTCATTACCCGCGATCAGAGAAATATCCAGTTCCTCAAAGAGACAGTAAAGTCCTTGGTCAAGGCTATCGCTTATACAAAGCGTAAGGTAAGTCTCCGCTATCCTCAGCTGGATGCAAAGATCTGTGAGGAGCCTTACTTCATCACTACTCAGGAGCTTGAGGATATGTATCCCGACAAGACAGGTCACGAGCGTGAGCGCCTTATCACAAAGGAGCACAAGACCGTATTCCTTATGGGTATCGGCGGAAAGCTCTCCAGCGGTGAGAAGCACGACGGAAGAGCTCCCGACTACGACGACTGGTCACTGAACGGCGATATCCTCTTCTGGGACGAGGTTCTCGATGATTCTCTGGAGATATCCTCAATGGGTATCCGTGTTGACGAAGAATCCCTTAAAAAGCAGCTTGCCGAGTGCGGCGCTGAGGACAGAATGCAGTACAAGTACCACCAGATGATAGCTGACGGCACACTTCCTCTCACTATCGGCGGCGGTATCGGTCAGTCAAGACTTTGCATGTTTATGCTTGAAAAGGCACATATCGGCGAGGTACAGTCCTCAATATGGCCTGACGATATGATAGAGAAGTGCGCTGAGAACGGTATCACTCTGCTCTGA
- a CDS encoding DUF3810 domain-containing protein: MKKRYSVPLILIGLMIIINIIARFCRPFADFYVTKIFPRISDCVSFISGLFPFSLGEMLTVAAVALVIFGIPLFLLLLIFRKGKRRRTVAFAGTLALWIICYVTVTETMNCFIMYQCTPFSEKYFPNAHEHTDEEITELYGALIMKCNELAKQVPRDDEGCFTLTCDFKSEARTAMKRTGEKYSQLRGYYPAPKPIQFSYFMSQSNLTGIYLPYTIEANYNDDMVRANLPSTVCHELAHLKGFIQEDEANFISFVAATGSDNVEFQYSGYLDALEYVHNAVWENEIEEAMPLSEGISDEVLRDWFRFMPENYWEENADKEVISTETVSEASTAAIDTNIRMNGREDGIRAYSMVVNLLLDYYYP, from the coding sequence ATGAAGAAACGATACAGCGTTCCGCTCATACTTATAGGACTGATGATAATCATAAACATCATAGCGCGTTTCTGCCGTCCCTTTGCGGACTTTTACGTTACAAAGATATTTCCGAGGATATCCGACTGCGTATCCTTTATCAGCGGACTTTTCCCGTTCTCGCTGGGAGAAATGCTGACCGTTGCCGCAGTTGCGCTGGTGATATTCGGCATCCCCCTGTTTCTGCTGCTGCTCATTTTCAGAAAGGGCAAACGCCGCAGGACAGTCGCTTTTGCAGGGACTCTCGCCCTGTGGATAATATGCTACGTGACTGTTACCGAGACCATGAACTGCTTCATCATGTATCAGTGCACGCCCTTTTCCGAGAAGTATTTCCCCAATGCGCATGAGCATACCGACGAGGAGATAACGGAGCTCTATGGGGCTCTTATCATGAAGTGCAACGAGCTTGCCAAGCAGGTCCCCCGCGACGATGAGGGCTGCTTCACTCTTACCTGCGACTTCAAAAGCGAAGCACGCACCGCCATGAAGCGCACAGGGGAGAAGTATTCACAGCTCCGCGGCTATTATCCCGCTCCCAAGCCAATACAGTTCTCATATTTCATGAGTCAGTCCAATCTGACGGGAATATACCTGCCATACACCATCGAAGCCAACTACAACGATGATATGGTCAGGGCGAATCTGCCGTCAACGGTCTGCCATGAGCTTGCCCATTTAAAGGGCTTCATACAGGAGGACGAGGCGAATTTCATATCTTTTGTGGCAGCTACGGGCAGCGACAATGTGGAGTTTCAGTATTCGGGCTATCTTGACGCGCTGGAGTACGTACATAATGCTGTCTGGGAGAACGAGATAGAGGAAGCAATGCCCCTTTCCGAGGGCATTTCCGACGAGGTTCTGCGGGACTGGTTCAGGTTCATGCCCGAGAATTATTGGGAGGAGAACGCAGATAAGGAGGTCATTTCAACCGAGACAGTCAGCGAAGCTTCTACTGCTGCCATAGATACCAATATCCGCATGAACGGCAGAGAGGACGGTATCCGTGCATATTCTATGGTGGTGAATCTGCTGCTGGACTACTATTACCCATAA
- a CDS encoding S1 RNA-binding domain-containing protein codes for MQLEIGKVYNGKVKGITQYGAFVDIEGGGTGMVHISEIANTYVSDIREHLTEDQDVKVKVIGINEQGKVSLSIKKASENGDAQPRQRRFDKGQGKFDKNDKGGDKSEKFDKGEKNSERPQRSKPVIWEPKKQIPPSEMTFEDMMSRFKQTSEERMCDLKRSTDRKNGTRRK; via the coding sequence ATGCAGCTGGAAATAGGTAAGGTTTACAACGGAAAGGTCAAGGGAATCACTCAGTACGGAGCTTTCGTCGATATTGAGGGCGGAGGCACAGGTATGGTGCATATTTCCGAGATCGCCAATACATATGTAAGCGATATCCGCGAGCATCTTACCGAGGATCAGGACGTAAAGGTCAAGGTCATCGGTATCAACGAGCAGGGAAAGGTCAGCCTGTCCATTAAAAAGGCTTCGGAAAACGGTGATGCTCAGCCCCGTCAGCGCCGCTTTGACAAGGGTCAGGGCAAGTTCGACAAGAACGATAAGGGCGGAGATAAGTCCGAGAAGTTCGACAAGGGCGAAAAGAACAGTGAGCGCCCACAGCGCAGCAAGCCTGTGATATGGGAGCCTAAGAAGCAGATACCACCGTCTGAAATGACATTTGAGGATATGATGTCACGCTTCAAGCAGACCAGTGAGGAGCGCATGTGTGACCTCAAGCGCAGTACCGACAGAAAGAACGGTACAAGAAGAAAGTAA
- the pheS gene encoding phenylalanine--tRNA ligase subunit alpha: MKEQLEKIEALAKQELSSCTEIKALDDLRIKFLGKKGELTAILKQMGQLSAEERPVIGQLANKVRADIEEALNTKLSSLKANAQAAKLAEEKIDITLPGKHAPFGKLHPLTKVENEIREIFIGMGFNIADGPEIDDDYHVFEALNLPPDHPARDTQDTFYIEGTNETVLLRTQTSSVQVHVMENQKPPIRIISPGRVFRSDAVDATHSPLFHQIEGLVVDKGITMSDLKGTLEMLMKKLYGNDCKLRFRPHHFPFTEPSCEVDISCFNCGGKGCSMCKDEGYIELLGAGMVHPKVLENCGIDPEEYSGFAFGLGLERMVMGRFDINDLRLLYENDTRFLEQF, translated from the coding sequence ATGAAAGAACAGCTTGAAAAAATCGAAGCGCTGGCTAAGCAGGAACTCAGCTCCTGTACAGAGATCAAGGCGCTGGACGACCTGAGGATAAAATTCCTCGGCAAAAAGGGTGAGCTCACAGCTATCTTAAAGCAGATGGGACAGCTCTCCGCAGAAGAAAGACCTGTTATAGGTCAGCTTGCCAACAAGGTAAGAGCAGACATCGAAGAGGCTCTGAACACTAAGCTTTCTTCACTGAAGGCAAACGCACAGGCTGCAAAGCTGGCAGAGGAGAAGATCGACATTACTCTCCCCGGCAAGCACGCTCCTTTCGGCAAGCTCCACCCTCTCACTAAGGTGGAGAACGAGATCAGAGAGATCTTCATCGGTATGGGCTTCAATATCGCTGACGGTCCCGAGATCGACGACGATTACCACGTTTTCGAGGCTCTCAATCTCCCTCCCGATCACCCTGCAAGAGATACTCAGGATACTTTCTACATCGAGGGTACTAACGAGACAGTTCTTCTCCGTACACAGACATCTTCCGTACAGGTACACGTTATGGAGAACCAGAAGCCCCCTATCCGTATCATCTCTCCCGGACGAGTTTTCCGTTCCGACGCCGTTGACGCTACTCACTCCCCTCTCTTCCACCAGATCGAGGGTCTCGTAGTTGACAAGGGCATCACAATGAGCGACCTCAAGGGCACTCTTGAAATGCTTATGAAGAAGCTCTACGGCAATGACTGCAAGCTCCGCTTCCGTCCTCACCACTTCCCGTTCACAGAGCCAAGCTGTGAGGTAGATATCAGCTGCTTCAACTGCGGCGGCAAGGGCTGCTCAATGTGTAAGGACGAGGGCTATATCGAGCTTCTGGGCGCAGGCATGGTACACCCAAAGGTTCTTGAGAACTGCGGCATCGACCCTGAGGAGTATTCGGGCTTTGCATTCGGTCTCGGACTTGAGCGTATGGTAATGGGACGCTTCGATATCAACGATCTCCGTCTCCTTTACGAGAACGATACAAGATTCTTAGAACAGTTCTAA
- the yabP gene encoding sporulation protein YabP yields the protein MQDKTVKQNHNMILENRKSLSISGITDVDSFDEREIILYTQLGELTVQGRELHIDAMSVETGDMTITGDIWALIYGDKDKKGPISALGKLFR from the coding sequence ATGCAGGACAAGACTGTTAAACAAAATCACAATATGATACTGGAGAACCGCAAAAGCCTGAGTATTTCTGGCATAACCGACGTGGACAGCTTCGATGAGAGGGAGATAATACTCTACACTCAGTTGGGGGAACTGACCGTTCAGGGGCGGGAGCTGCATATCGACGCCATGAGCGTTGAAACAGGCGATATGACCATAACAGGCGACATATGGGCGCTGATATATGGAGACAAGGACAAGAAAGGTCCTATCTCAGCTCTCGGGAAGCTGTTCAGATGA
- a CDS encoding dockerin type I repeat-containing protein, giving the protein MKKRLLSAVLAAALTLTAFAAVPTTALADDINSAKGDANCDGTVDMADAVLVMQALANPDKYGENGTAEVHLTPQGISNADMDGDGLTVGDAQMIQSLLLGVISVPQPQAPATAQDASWGYVAYNGKTISADLYRTLQNITDPNNVISVSLEFSTDYNYEYNGKTLIEYRDDWDYQTSLYEKYAQLRKEGDSLKYSEALYTTGKPDGEKWDKDWYELRVKYYGEEFLARYIVDGEFLRDKMEADYEAFINNKDAGNAYRIFHEALDEYDRYMVQQSIKQLEQKNIRYEYTETNNDLVIYITAAEFEEFSLEKVSRYILPRTNSEYGYDAADV; this is encoded by the coding sequence ATGAAAAAAAGGTTATTATCAGCTGTTCTTGCAGCAGCACTCACATTGACAGCTTTTGCGGCTGTTCCCACGACTGCTTTGGCTGATGACATTAATTCCGCCAAAGGCGATGCAAACTGTGACGGCACAGTTGATATGGCGGACGCGGTACTTGTCATGCAGGCGCTTGCAAATCCCGATAAGTACGGTGAAAACGGCACAGCTGAAGTTCATCTCACCCCACAGGGCATATCAAATGCAGATATGGACGGCGACGGTCTTACTGTAGGTGACGCTCAGATGATACAATCCCTTCTCCTTGGCGTCATTTCTGTTCCTCAGCCGCAAGCTCCCGCAACAGCTCAGGACGCAAGCTGGGGTTATGTTGCCTACAACGGAAAGACCATTTCTGCCGATCTGTACAGAACATTACAAAATATCACCGATCCGAATAACGTGATCTCTGTTTCACTTGAGTTCAGTACTGATTACAATTATGAATATAACGGCAAAACACTTATCGAATACCGTGATGACTGGGATTATCAGACCAGCCTTTACGAAAAATACGCACAGCTGCGCAAGGAGGGCGATTCGCTGAAATACAGCGAAGCATTGTATACGACAGGCAAGCCCGACGGCGAGAAGTGGGATAAGGATTGGTACGAGCTAAGAGTAAAGTATTACGGTGAAGAATTCCTTGCAAGGTATATCGTTGACGGCGAATTCCTTCGTGATAAAATGGAAGCCGATTATGAGGCGTTCATAAATAATAAGGACGCAGGAAACGCTTATCGCATATTCCATGAAGCCCTTGATGAATACGACAGATATATGGTTCAGCAATCTATCAAGCAGCTTGAACAGAAGAACATCAGATACGAATACACTGAAACAAATAACGATCTGGTAATTTATATAACTGCTGCCGAATTTGAGGAATTCTCCCTTGAAAAGGTATCACGATACATTTTACCTCGTACAAATTCGGAATATGGCTACGATGCCGCTGATGTTTAA